The proteins below come from a single Faecalibaculum rodentium genomic window:
- the lepB gene encoding signal peptidase I, whose product MAKKKKKKILKHQTEYRYNEEDEKTIFEEILGFVGTFLICSVVIILVTSLIIKPNVVSGRSMYPALQTDDRGFSNVLALATEGVERGDIVTANMVNEEDGKTYSVVKRVIGLPGETIECRDEKVCINGKELDESQYLDESFAKEWYNTNGYFNDSFGPVTLKEDEYFLMGDNRPISMDSRETGPVKKEDILAKDFMVLFPFSRFGYHE is encoded by the coding sequence ATGGCGAAAAAAAAGAAAAAGAAAATCTTAAAGCATCAGACAGAATACAGATACAACGAAGAAGACGAGAAAACCATATTTGAGGAGATCCTGGGATTTGTGGGAACGTTCCTGATCTGTTCGGTGGTCATCATTCTGGTGACGTCTCTGATCATCAAGCCGAATGTGGTATCGGGGCGCAGCATGTATCCGGCGCTGCAGACGGATGACCGCGGGTTTTCCAATGTCCTGGCGCTGGCAACCGAAGGAGTGGAGCGCGGTGACATCGTGACGGCGAATATGGTGAACGAGGAAGACGGCAAGACGTATTCGGTGGTGAAGCGGGTGATCGGCCTGCCGGGGGAAACCATTGAATGCAGGGACGAGAAAGTCTGCATCAACGGCAAGGAACTGGATGAATCCCAGTACCTGGATGAAAGCTTTGCCAAAGAGTGGTACAACACCAATGGCTATTTCAATGACAGCTTTGGTCCGGTGACGCTGAAGGAAGACGAGTATTTCCTGATGGGAGACAACCGGCCGATTTCCATGGATTCCCGGGAAACGGGGCCGGTGAAGAAAGAGGACATTCTGGCGAAAGACTTCATGGTGCTCTTCCCCTTCTCCCGGTTCGGCTATCATGAGTGA
- a CDS encoding aminopeptidase P family protein, with protein MSETTQRLAALRAEMKREGLAAFIIPTSDFHDTEYVADYFAARRHFSGFTGSAGTLVVLTDKAALWTDGRYFIQAEKELDGSGIDLMRMGQEDTPSILSYLETNLKPGETVGFDGRTVSFREAREWKRKLAAKGIELESGKDLVSRVWTDRPPMPKSETFVYPLEFAGKSVQEKLADVRQVMAEEGAKAHIITKIDEIIWLYNFRADDIPCFPAALSYALITPERASLYIDESRVDAGTKKQLADAGVELKPYDRIYEDANVLEGPVMIDPSFVNTRIAGSLPTQPLEMPDPIVMMKAVKNEAELAATREAHLKDGVAVTEFMYWLKNLPADAGETEVSAADYLRDRRKEQEGYFEDSFATISAYKENAAMMHYHPGAVDVPLKQEGMLLVDSGGQYMDGTTDITRTFVLGPITDEEKKWFTKALRGHIRLEKAKFLHGCRGLNLDILARGPMWEEEIDYQCGTGHGVGHVSNVHEAPNGFRWKIVPERNDSCVLEPGMITSDEPGVYEEGKFGIRHENEILVKAAGKNRYGQFLEFEPLTFVPFDRDGIDPALMTEDEIQWLDDYHRDVYDKIAPRLKDEAIKAWLKDVTRPLRG; from the coding sequence ATGAGTGAAACAACCCAGCGGCTCGCGGCACTGCGGGCTGAAATGAAGCGGGAAGGCCTGGCGGCGTTCATCATCCCGACCAGTGACTTTCACGATACAGAATACGTGGCAGACTATTTCGCTGCCCGGCGGCATTTTTCGGGATTCACCGGCAGTGCCGGCACCCTGGTGGTGCTGACGGACAAGGCGGCGCTCTGGACCGACGGCCGGTACTTCATCCAGGCGGAGAAAGAACTGGATGGCTCGGGAATCGACCTGATGCGCATGGGGCAGGAGGACACGCCGTCGATCCTGTCATACCTGGAGACAAACCTGAAACCCGGGGAAACTGTGGGATTTGACGGCCGGACTGTGTCGTTCCGGGAAGCCCGGGAGTGGAAGCGCAAGCTTGCCGCAAAGGGCATTGAACTGGAGTCCGGGAAGGATCTCGTCAGCCGTGTCTGGACTGACCGGCCGCCCATGCCCAAAAGCGAAACCTTTGTCTATCCCCTGGAGTTCGCGGGCAAAAGCGTCCAGGAAAAACTGGCGGATGTGCGACAGGTCATGGCAGAGGAAGGGGCAAAGGCCCACATCATCACCAAGATCGACGAGATCATCTGGCTGTACAACTTCCGTGCGGATGACATTCCGTGTTTCCCCGCCGCGCTGTCCTATGCCCTGATCACCCCGGAGAGGGCAAGTCTGTACATCGATGAATCCCGTGTGGATGCGGGCACGAAAAAACAGCTGGCGGATGCCGGTGTCGAACTGAAACCCTATGACCGGATCTACGAAGACGCGAACGTGCTCGAAGGTCCTGTCATGATCGATCCGTCGTTCGTGAACACCCGGATCGCCGGGTCGCTTCCGACGCAACCGCTGGAGATGCCGGATCCCATCGTCATGATGAAGGCCGTCAAGAACGAAGCGGAGCTCGCGGCAACGAGGGAAGCCCACCTGAAAGACGGCGTGGCGGTGACGGAATTCATGTACTGGCTCAAGAACCTGCCGGCGGATGCCGGTGAAACCGAGGTCTCTGCGGCGGACTATCTTCGCGACAGACGGAAGGAACAGGAGGGCTACTTCGAGGATTCCTTTGCGACGATCAGTGCCTACAAGGAAAATGCGGCCATGATGCACTACCACCCGGGTGCCGTGGACGTGCCGCTGAAGCAGGAAGGCATGCTGCTCGTGGACTCCGGTGGACAGTACATGGATGGCACGACGGACATCACCCGGACCTTTGTTCTGGGACCCATCACAGATGAGGAGAAAAAGTGGTTCACGAAAGCACTGCGCGGTCACATCCGGCTGGAGAAGGCGAAGTTCCTGCACGGCTGCCGGGGCCTGAACCTGGACATCCTGGCCCGCGGACCGATGTGGGAGGAAGAAATCGACTACCAGTGCGGCACGGGTCATGGTGTGGGTCATGTCTCGAATGTGCATGAAGCCCCCAACGGCTTCCGGTGGAAAATCGTGCCGGAACGCAATGACTCCTGTGTCCTGGAGCCGGGGATGATCACCTCGGATGAACCCGGTGTGTATGAGGAAGGAAAGTTCGGGATCCGCCACGAGAACGAAATCCTGGTCAAGGCTGCCGGCAAAAACCGCTACGGGCAGTTCCTGGAATTCGAACCCCTGACGTTTGTCCCCTTTGACCGGGATGGCATCGACCCGGCGCTGATGACAGAAGACGAGATCCAGTGGCTGGATGACTACCACCGGGATGTGTACGACAAGATTGCGCCGCGTCTCAAGGACGAAGCCATCAAGGCGTGGCTGAAGGACGTGACGCGTCCTCTTCGCGGATGA
- a CDS encoding CpXC domain-containing protein, with amino-acid sequence MKERLFEMECPGCGHSFQIKRDTWLTAGSGRKEMIRSGAWFRHRCSRCGLVFSMVHPFLYRNHAKGYIAVLSPTGSLPEITEEKTVVMARDPDAFCELVRILDNGLQPARIQGIRDALRDKTGRQALRYETAGEGILWFFDANGSLAVKDPG; translated from the coding sequence ATGAAGGAACGACTGTTTGAAATGGAATGCCCCGGCTGCGGGCATTCTTTTCAAATCAAGCGCGACACCTGGCTGACAGCGGGATCCGGGCGCAAGGAAATGATCCGCAGCGGGGCCTGGTTCCGCCACCGGTGTTCGCGGTGCGGCCTGGTGTTTTCCATGGTGCATCCCTTCCTGTACCGGAATCATGCAAAGGGCTACATCGCGGTGCTGTCGCCGACGGGCAGCCTTCCGGAGATCACGGAGGAGAAAACGGTGGTCATGGCCAGGGATCCGGATGCCTTCTGCGAACTGGTGCGGATCCTGGACAACGGGCTGCAGCCTGCACGGATCCAGGGCATCCGCGATGCGCTGCGGGACAAAACCGGTCGGCAGGCTCTGCGGTATGAGACAGCCGGAGAGGGGATCCTCTGGTTTTTCGATGCCAATGGCAGCCTGGCGGTGAAGGACCCGGGGTGA
- the gltX gene encoding glutamate--tRNA ligase, which produces MKKTRTRFAPSPTGYMHIGNLRTALFEYLIAKHDGGDFLLRIEDTDQERQVEGAEEMIYKTLKDCGLNWDEGPDIGGEFGPYVQSERLPMYKGYAEKLVELGGAHYCFCSEDEVEQQRHEAEELGIGFRYDDPCRHLSKEEIREKLEAGEPYVIRQTIKNVGETYFDDEVYGRIEFDGDLLDDQILLKSDGFPTYNFANIIDDHTMEISHVVRGNEYLSSTPKYNLIYDAYGWERPTYVHVPPVMKDEQHKLSKRNGDASFQDLLAKGYLPEAVINYLALLGWSPETEQEIYTMDELIEHFDVKRISRSPAIFDIDKLTWMNGMYLRAMDLETYHETILPWLKPALKNPDLDTMEIAKILQPRIDKLSDIPEAVDFFNHLMDHALEMYRHKKMKSTPELALKALKEARSVIEGIDDADWAEDTVHEALLDLPKKMGLKNGQVLWPVRTAVTGKQFTPGGAIEIVNILGKEESLRRIDRGIARLEEALAGEDLSA; this is translated from the coding sequence ATGAAGAAGACACGTACAAGGTTCGCACCGAGTCCGACGGGCTACATGCACATCGGCAACCTGCGGACGGCATTGTTTGAATACCTGATCGCCAAGCACGACGGCGGGGATTTCCTGCTGCGGATCGAGGATACCGACCAGGAGCGCCAGGTGGAAGGCGCCGAGGAAATGATCTACAAGACACTGAAGGACTGCGGCCTGAACTGGGATGAAGGACCGGACATCGGCGGAGAATTTGGCCCCTATGTGCAGTCTGAGCGGCTGCCCATGTACAAGGGCTATGCGGAGAAGCTCGTGGAACTGGGCGGTGCCCACTACTGCTTCTGTTCGGAGGACGAAGTGGAACAGCAGCGTCACGAGGCGGAGGAGCTGGGCATCGGGTTCCGGTATGACGACCCCTGCCGGCATCTGTCCAAAGAGGAAATCCGGGAAAAACTGGAGGCGGGTGAGCCCTATGTCATCCGACAGACCATCAAAAACGTCGGTGAGACGTATTTTGACGATGAAGTCTATGGCCGGATCGAGTTCGACGGCGACCTGCTGGATGACCAGATCCTGCTCAAGAGCGACGGATTCCCGACGTACAACTTTGCGAACATCATTGACGACCACACCATGGAAATCTCTCACGTGGTGCGCGGCAACGAATACCTGTCTTCGACGCCGAAGTACAACCTGATTTACGACGCCTATGGCTGGGAGCGGCCGACATACGTGCACGTTCCGCCTGTCATGAAGGACGAGCAGCACAAGCTGTCAAAGCGCAACGGCGATGCCAGCTTCCAGGACCTGCTGGCCAAGGGCTACCTGCCGGAGGCCGTGATCAACTACCTGGCACTCCTGGGATGGAGCCCGGAGACAGAACAGGAAATCTACACGATGGACGAGCTCATCGAGCACTTTGACGTGAAGCGGATTTCCCGCTCTCCGGCGATTTTCGACATCGACAAGCTGACGTGGATGAACGGCATGTACCTGCGGGCCATGGACCTGGAGACGTATCATGAGACGATCCTGCCGTGGCTGAAGCCGGCGCTGAAGAACCCGGACCTGGACACGATGGAGATCGCGAAGATCCTCCAGCCGCGGATTGACAAGCTGTCGGATATTCCGGAGGCAGTGGATTTCTTCAACCACCTCATGGACCATGCCCTGGAGATGTACCGGCACAAGAAAATGAAGTCCACGCCGGAACTGGCGCTGAAGGCCCTGAAAGAGGCCAGGTCGGTGATCGAGGGCATTGACGATGCGGACTGGGCGGAGGATACCGTGCATGAGGCACTGCTGGATCTGCCGAAGAAGATGGGCCTGAAAAACGGCCAGGTGCTCTGGCCCGTACGCACGGCTGTCACCGGCAAGCAGTTCACGCCCGGCGGCGCAATCGAGATCGTGAACATCCTCGGAAAGGAAGAATCCCTGAGAAGGATCGACAGGGGCATCGCCCGGCTGGAAGAAGCCCTGGCGGGTGAAGATCTCAGCGCATGA
- a CDS encoding mechanosensitive ion channel family protein — protein sequence MNWMTLLVRIGIFLIILLIGFLLGPATRNVIEKMARNAQDKGVYTFMGSMASNSIKLIAFIIALSSIGVDTTVLVGAFSALGVGLSLALKNNMANVAGGMQILLTRPFKVGDYISVAGTQQMYEGTCTAIEIMYTSLVTYDNTMIIVPNSTLIENVVTNYSDKPYRRMVITIPVALQTDTALACREFAAVASAVPNVLTTPALSCILSGYNADGTAAVLKLYAYATFDNYWNVLYGINNAIQVRRKELGIDQPQTSVRITEPVQPESADDNQK from the coding sequence ATGAACTGGATGACCCTGCTGGTCAGGATCGGCATTTTTCTCATCATTCTGCTGATCGGCTTCCTGCTGGGGCCCGCTACGCGGAATGTGATCGAGAAAATGGCCCGGAATGCCCAGGACAAAGGGGTGTACACCTTCATGGGGTCCATGGCCTCCAACAGCATCAAGCTGATTGCGTTCATCATTGCACTCTCGAGCATCGGCGTGGATACCACGGTCCTGGTGGGGGCGTTCTCGGCACTGGGTGTCGGGCTGTCCCTGGCATTGAAGAACAACATGGCCAATGTCGCCGGCGGGATGCAGATCCTGCTGACACGGCCCTTCAAGGTGGGCGACTACATTTCGGTGGCAGGCACCCAGCAGATGTATGAAGGGACCTGCACGGCGATCGAGATCATGTACACGAGCCTGGTCACGTATGACAACACAATGATCATCGTCCCGAACTCCACGCTGATCGAGAACGTGGTCACCAACTACAGTGACAAGCCGTACCGGCGGATGGTGATCACCATTCCCGTGGCACTGCAGACCGATACAGCGCTGGCGTGCCGGGAATTTGCGGCGGTGGCCTCGGCGGTGCCCAATGTGCTGACCACACCGGCTCTGTCATGCATTCTCAGTGGATACAATGCCGATGGTACGGCCGCGGTGCTGAAGCTGTATGCCTACGCGACGTTTGACAACTACTGGAACGTGCTCTATGGCATCAACAATGCGATCCAGGTCCGGCGCAAAGAGCTGGGAATCGACCAGCCGCAGACATCGGTCCGGATCACGGAACCGGTGCAGCCAGAGTCGGCAGACGACAATCAGAAGTGA